The following are from one region of the Deltaproteobacteria bacterium genome:
- a CDS encoding tetratricopeptide repeat protein — MNNIQELVETGKKCFANKDYVTAERFLRKVVNQNQRYADVYNMLGVIYHVEGKFESAIEVFQKALEI; from the coding sequence ATGAACAACATTCAGGAATTGGTGGAGACAGGGAAAAAATGTTTTGCAAACAAAGATTACGTCACCGCCGAGCGTTTTTTGCGCAAAGTAGTGAATCAAAATCAGCGCTATGCCGATGTTTACAATATGCTGGGGGTTATCTATCATGTGGAAGGAAAATTTGAATCGGCGATCGAGGTTTTTCAGAAAGCTCTCGAAATCAA
- the bamD gene encoding outer membrane protein assembly factor BamD: MKKRSRIFLFCLPFLVSVGCAKQKFDIGKEDPEVEITKCFSLSQHHKYEEATECLEIFKSRFPQTAQGQEAELRIAENYFQQQQYLLAADTYLNFVKLHPNHPQVDYALYRAGVSYFKEAPKAVDRDQKYLVKAGEQLEMALRAAPQGTYHDQIVEVLNAVHGRLAKRIYYIANFYYRTGEYISAIGRFKELVDKYPRSPLTAKSLYRLVKANMIEGRQENARQAVETLLQNFPKDHLSAKAEKYFLNRVKK, from the coding sequence ATGAAAAAACGAAGCCGGATATTTTTGTTTTGCCTCCCCTTTTTGGTATCAGTTGGTTGCGCCAAACAGAAATTCGACATCGGCAAAGAAGATCCCGAAGTTGAAATTACAAAATGCTTCTCCCTTTCACAACACCATAAATATGAAGAAGCCACAGAGTGCCTTGAAATTTTCAAATCCCGTTTTCCACAAACAGCACAAGGGCAGGAGGCCGAGTTGCGCATTGCCGAAAACTATTTTCAGCAACAGCAATATCTTCTCGCGGCCGATACTTACTTGAACTTTGTCAAACTGCATCCCAATCATCCTCAGGTGGATTATGCCTTGTATCGCGCCGGTGTTTCCTATTTTAAAGAGGCGCCAAAGGCGGTTGATCGGGATCAGAAATATCTTGTCAAGGCGGGCGAACAGTTGGAGATGGCTTTGCGTGCCGCCCCCCAAGGAACCTATCATGACCAGATTGTGGAGGTCCTCAATGCCGTTCATGGCCGTCTGGCAAAGCGCATCTATTATATAGCCAATTTTTATTACCGGACCGGAGAATACATTTCGGCCATCGGACGTTTCAAAGAGCTGGTTGACAAATACCCGCGGTCGCCTCTGACCGCCAAAAGTCTTTACCGCTTGGTCAAAGCAAACATGATAGAAGGACGTCAGGAAAATGCGCGGCAAGCCGTTGAAACTTTGCTTCAGAATTTTCCGAAAGATCACTTGAGTGCAAAAGCCGAAAAATATTTTTTAAACAGAGTGAAGAAATAA